The proteins below are encoded in one region of Limisphaera ngatamarikiensis:
- a CDS encoding PstS family phosphate ABC transporter substrate-binding protein, with the protein MSRIGWKVVAAAVSGLAWAVWAAPVQVDPDLPVYQRVPGVSGNLNSIGSDTLNNLMTFWAEGFQALYPNVRIQVEGKGSSTAPPALIEGTSQLGPMSREMKGAEIDAFERKFGYKPTAIRVAIDTLAVFVHRDNPIESLTLAQVDSIFSTTRKRGGPPVERWGDLGLTGPWANRPLSLYGRNSASGTYGFFKEHALLGGDFKPQVKEQPGSSSVVQGVANDPAGVGYSGIGYRTSGVRAVPLVGADGKPHEPTLENALNGDYPLARFLYIYVNKPPGRPLDRLTAEFLRYVLSRAGQEVVVKDGYYPLPAAVVEEELKKLE; encoded by the coding sequence ATGAGCAGGATTGGATGGAAGGTTGTGGCGGCCGCCGTGAGTGGGCTGGCTTGGGCGGTGTGGGCTGCGCCGGTGCAGGTAGATCCGGACCTGCCGGTGTACCAGCGCGTGCCCGGGGTGTCCGGGAACCTGAACTCGATCGGGTCGGACACGCTCAACAATCTCATGACCTTTTGGGCCGAAGGGTTTCAGGCCCTTTACCCCAACGTGCGGATCCAAGTGGAGGGCAAGGGTTCCTCCACAGCCCCGCCGGCCCTGATCGAGGGCACCTCCCAGTTGGGCCCAATGAGCCGGGAGATGAAGGGGGCTGAAATTGACGCCTTTGAGCGGAAGTTCGGGTACAAGCCGACCGCCATCCGGGTGGCCATTGACACGTTGGCGGTGTTTGTGCACCGGGATAATCCGATCGAGTCGCTGACCCTGGCGCAGGTTGACAGCATCTTTTCGACCACCCGCAAGCGGGGCGGACCACCGGTTGAGCGTTGGGGGGATTTGGGGTTGACCGGGCCGTGGGCCAACCGACCCCTCTCGCTCTACGGGCGCAACAGCGCTTCCGGGACGTATGGCTTCTTCAAGGAGCATGCCCTGTTGGGCGGCGATTTCAAACCCCAGGTCAAGGAGCAACCGGGTTCCTCCTCGGTGGTGCAGGGTGTGGCGAACGATCCGGCGGGGGTGGGTTATTCGGGGATCGGGTACAGGACAAGCGGGGTGCGCGCGGTACCGTTGGTGGGGGCGGACGGTAAACCGCACGAGCCGACCTTGGAGAACGCGCTGAACGGGGATTATCCCCTGGCCCGTTTTCTCTACATTTACGTCAACAAGCCGCCGGGGCGACCCCTGGACCGGCTGACGGCGGAGTTCCTGCGTTACGTGCTGTCGCGGGCGGGTCAGGAGGTGGTCGTCAAGGACGGCTACTACCCGTTACCGGCTGCCGTGGTGGAGGAGGAACTCAAGAAACTGGAGTAA
- the phoU gene encoding phosphate signaling complex protein PhoU, translated as MEIPFERELHELNERLLTMGSLAEQAVHRALQAFQNRDAELATRVRDADSILDRLEVEVDERAIVLLAKAPLARDLRLVTMAMKISQNLERIGDEAAKIAKRARALAQEPPARIEVDLEPLALEARSMLKAALDAFVQRSADVARALIPRDQAVDATHKAIREKLILHMQQHPEAVPQCLEVLTVAKCLERIADHATNIAEDVVYLCEAADIRHTGKSASSSPTNAV; from the coding sequence ATGGAAATCCCGTTTGAGCGCGAGCTGCACGAATTGAACGAGCGACTCCTGACGATGGGCAGTCTGGCGGAACAGGCGGTGCACCGGGCGCTGCAAGCGTTCCAGAACCGGGACGCCGAGCTGGCCACCCGCGTGCGCGACGCCGACAGCATCCTGGACCGGCTGGAGGTGGAGGTGGACGAGCGGGCCATCGTGTTGTTGGCCAAGGCGCCCCTGGCACGGGACCTTCGCCTGGTCACCATGGCCATGAAGATTTCCCAGAACCTGGAGCGGATCGGCGATGAGGCCGCCAAGATCGCCAAACGTGCCCGCGCGCTGGCCCAGGAACCACCCGCCCGCATCGAGGTGGATCTGGAACCGCTGGCCCTGGAAGCCCGCAGCATGTTGAAGGCGGCCCTGGACGCCTTTGTCCAGCGCAGCGCCGACGTGGCCCGCGCCCTGATCCCGCGCGACCAGGCGGTGGACGCCACCCACAAGGCCATCCGGGAAAAGCTCATCCTGCACATGCAACAACATCCCGAGGCGGTGCCGCAGTGTCTGGAGGTCCTCACGGTGGCCAAATGCCTCGAGCGCATCGCGGACCACGCCACCAACATCGCCGAGGACGTGGTCTACCTGTGCGAGGCCGCCGACATCCGGCACACCGGCAAATCCGCCTCTTCATCCCCGACGAACGCGGTCTGA
- a CDS encoding Sb-PDE family phosphodiesterase, which produces MRRYLHLLIPAVLAWVGGTQLGAHDRARTPIRIPDLPQYLTLKCDFHTHTVFSDGKVWPDIRAEEAWREGLDAIAITDHIEHQPHKNDLPTAHNRSYQIARAHGDALRLIIIPGSEITRSMPPGHLNAIFLRDASKLDVPDWRDAVAEARRQGAFIFWNHPGWRAQQPDGRARWYAEHDELLAGDRLHGIEVVNEREYYPEAHAWCLEKNLTMLSNSDIHNPIGLDYDLHAGDRRPVTLVFARERTPEAIREALFARRTAVLAAGRLIGREEFLRPIFERSIRLLTPEVRIRGTGSAYLQIQNDSDITYVIQPDPGDSDLAFPSEIRLPAGRVALIQVRSRKNDLQTTREVQLTGQVTNLLVRPATPMTVTLPFRAVLSPQ; this is translated from the coding sequence ATGCGACGTTACCTGCATCTCCTGATCCCCGCCGTGCTGGCCTGGGTCGGCGGAACCCAACTCGGTGCACACGACCGCGCCCGCACGCCAATCCGGATCCCGGACCTGCCCCAGTACCTCACGCTCAAATGCGACTTTCACACCCACACCGTGTTCTCCGACGGGAAGGTCTGGCCGGACATCCGGGCCGAGGAGGCCTGGCGTGAGGGCCTCGATGCCATTGCCATCACCGATCACATCGAACATCAACCGCACAAGAACGACCTGCCCACCGCACACAATCGTTCGTATCAGATTGCACGCGCCCACGGAGATGCCCTCCGCCTGATCATCATCCCGGGGTCCGAAATCACCCGTTCCATGCCGCCCGGCCATCTCAACGCCATCTTTCTCCGGGACGCTTCCAAACTGGACGTACCGGACTGGCGCGACGCCGTGGCCGAGGCCCGTCGCCAGGGAGCCTTCATCTTTTGGAACCATCCCGGCTGGCGGGCCCAGCAACCCGACGGCCGCGCGCGTTGGTATGCAGAACACGACGAATTGCTGGCCGGGGACCGGCTCCACGGCATCGAGGTGGTCAACGAACGCGAGTACTATCCGGAAGCCCATGCCTGGTGCCTGGAAAAAAACCTCACCATGCTGAGCAACTCAGATATCCACAACCCCATCGGCCTCGACTATGACCTCCACGCCGGCGATCGGAGACCTGTGACGCTGGTCTTCGCCCGGGAACGGACCCCGGAGGCCATCCGCGAGGCCCTTTTCGCACGTCGCACCGCGGTGTTGGCCGCCGGCCGGCTCATCGGTCGCGAAGAGTTCCTGCGCCCCATCTTTGAGAGGTCCATCCGGCTTCTCACGCCGGAGGTCCGCATCCGCGGCACCGGCAGCGCCTACCTCCAGATCCAAAACGACTCCGATATCACCTACGTGATCCAACCCGACCCGGGCGATTCGGACCTGGCCTTTCCCTCCGAGATCCGGCTGCCCGCCGGGCGCGTGGCCCTGATCCAGGTCCGCAGCCGGAAAAATGACCTCCAAACCACTCGCGAAGTCCAACTCACCGGGCAGGTCACAAACCTCCTCGTCCGGCCCGCTACCCCCATGACCGTCACCTTGCCCTTTCGAGCGGTGCTGTCACCCCAATAA
- a CDS encoding ABC transporter permease subunit, whose product MSESILTSPQQSSVPRRYEASRSILLWDRFMNRFITVGGLAIIAAVLGIFVFILWQVLPLFRPARVISMREFSLPVGGAVLMGLDEHGRTAFWLDAEGTLHFTDLETGQRFPGRSLWGGRQVRLTAWRYHPGRQEILCATAEGEVERVALRFPAPTGTSTATVAEPQVETQMLPELASKGYPVRAVDYGDSGTDKLLAVVQEVDGRQEVRAALLTQTRGLLGAGRIRVAATYDLSGQITGRVDRLLVDRDAASVVAATESGTVYYFRREGQQLELRQVFRPFADRPHPGVAFMEYLLGDVTLVLANPEGVLRLYSLYRPEGRSDRVFGPIHSFPSLPGAPGFFAASQRNKAFLVGHRGEVRLCYATTETIRWTGQWPEPIRLCAINSKYDRIALWDETGRLRLLRLDDPHPEAGWRAFFGRIWYEGADRPRYEWQSTGGSDAFEPKLSMVPLIVGTLKGTFYAMLFAVPVALLGALYVSQFAPPGFRGVAKPVMEVMASLPSVVLGFLGALWLAPRIETRVPSLLMIFLLVPLTALLMGAVWSRLPIRWRAQVPAGWEFLALAPVLLGAVWAGWGLGPVVERWVFVVADPVTGERVADFRLWWPWFTGADFQQRNSVVVGFMMGFAVIPIIFTLAEDALSNVPATLRSASLALGASRWQTALYVVVPTAAAGIFSALMVGLGRAVGETMIVVMATGNTPILSFNPFSGMRTLSANLAVELPEAPHHSTLYRALFLGALLLFVFTFLINTAAEVLRQRLRERFKNL is encoded by the coding sequence ATGTCAGAATCCATTCTGACATCGCCCCAGCAAAGCTCGGTGCCGCGCCGGTACGAGGCGTCGCGGAGCATCCTTTTATGGGACCGGTTCATGAACCGGTTCATCACGGTGGGAGGGCTCGCCATCATCGCCGCCGTGCTCGGCATTTTTGTGTTCATCCTCTGGCAGGTGTTGCCGTTGTTTCGGCCGGCGCGGGTGATATCAATGCGGGAGTTCTCCCTGCCGGTGGGGGGAGCCGTCCTGATGGGATTGGACGAGCACGGGCGCACGGCCTTCTGGTTGGACGCAGAGGGGACCCTCCACTTTACGGACCTGGAAACCGGTCAACGATTCCCCGGTCGGTCGTTATGGGGAGGCCGACAGGTCCGACTCACGGCGTGGCGGTATCATCCGGGCCGGCAGGAGATTCTCTGTGCAACCGCGGAGGGCGAGGTGGAGCGGGTGGCCCTCCGCTTTCCCGCGCCCACGGGGACTTCCACGGCGACGGTGGCAGAGCCGCAAGTGGAGACCCAGATGCTACCGGAGCTGGCCAGCAAAGGGTATCCGGTCCGGGCGGTCGATTATGGAGACAGCGGGACCGACAAGTTGCTGGCGGTGGTGCAGGAAGTGGACGGCCGTCAGGAAGTACGGGCGGCGCTGCTGACGCAGACGCGCGGGTTGTTGGGTGCGGGTCGGATCCGTGTGGCCGCCACGTACGATCTCAGTGGGCAAATCACCGGGCGGGTGGACCGGTTGCTGGTGGACCGGGACGCCGCCAGCGTGGTGGCGGCGACGGAATCGGGCACCGTTTATTACTTTCGGCGGGAGGGGCAACAATTGGAGCTGCGCCAGGTGTTTCGGCCCTTTGCCGATCGGCCGCACCCGGGCGTGGCGTTCATGGAGTATCTGCTGGGCGATGTGACCCTGGTGCTGGCCAACCCCGAAGGGGTCCTTCGCCTGTACTCGCTCTACCGGCCCGAAGGCCGGTCAGACCGTGTGTTTGGTCCGATTCATTCGTTTCCCTCCCTGCCGGGTGCCCCCGGATTTTTTGCCGCCAGTCAACGAAACAAGGCCTTTTTGGTCGGGCACCGTGGCGAGGTGCGCCTGTGCTATGCCACCACGGAAACCATCCGGTGGACGGGGCAATGGCCGGAGCCGATCCGGTTGTGCGCCATCAACAGCAAGTACGATAGGATTGCTCTCTGGGATGAGACGGGCCGGCTTCGGCTGTTGCGGCTGGACGATCCGCATCCGGAAGCGGGGTGGCGGGCGTTTTTCGGACGGATCTGGTATGAGGGGGCGGACCGGCCGCGATACGAGTGGCAATCCACGGGCGGGTCCGACGCGTTTGAACCCAAGCTTTCGATGGTGCCGCTGATTGTGGGGACGCTGAAGGGGACGTTTTATGCAATGTTGTTTGCGGTGCCGGTGGCGTTGCTGGGGGCGCTGTATGTGTCGCAGTTTGCTCCGCCCGGGTTTCGGGGGGTGGCCAAGCCGGTGATGGAGGTGATGGCATCGCTGCCCTCGGTGGTTCTGGGATTTCTGGGGGCGTTGTGGCTGGCGCCGCGCATCGAGACGCGGGTGCCCTCGCTGCTGATGATTTTTCTGCTGGTGCCGTTAACGGCGCTGTTGATGGGAGCCGTCTGGTCGCGCCTGCCCATCCGCTGGCGGGCGCAGGTGCCGGCCGGCTGGGAGTTCCTGGCTCTGGCTCCGGTGCTGTTGGGTGCGGTCTGGGCCGGGTGGGGGCTGGGGCCGGTGGTGGAACGCTGGGTGTTTGTGGTGGCGGATCCGGTCACGGGCGAACGGGTGGCGGATTTTCGCCTTTGGTGGCCCTGGTTCACGGGGGCGGATTTTCAACAGCGCAACTCGGTGGTGGTGGGGTTCATGATGGGTTTTGCGGTCATCCCCATCATTTTCACGCTGGCGGAGGATGCGCTGTCCAATGTGCCGGCCACACTACGGAGCGCTTCGCTGGCGCTGGGAGCGAGCCGGTGGCAAACCGCGCTGTACGTCGTGGTACCCACGGCGGCCGCCGGCATTTTTTCAGCGCTGATGGTCGGGTTGGGCCGGGCGGTGGGCGAGACCATGATCGTGGTCATGGCCACGGGGAACACGCCCATCCTGAGTTTCAACCCGTTTTCCGGGATGCGCACGCTGTCGGCGAACCTGGCCGTGGAACTCCCGGAGGCTCCCCATCACAGCACGCTGTATCGGGCGCTGTTTTTGGGGGCGTTGTTGTTGTTCGTGTTCACGTTTTTGATTAACACCGCGGCGGAGGTGCTCCGCCAGCGGTTGCGGGAACGGTTCAAGAATCTCTGA
- the pstB gene encoding phosphate ABC transporter ATP-binding protein PstB, whose translation MTMEQNPSPTPGPTLNVNAAAGAAPVGTPAGTAADGSDPRLIQIENYDFFYGTHQVLHGVHLDIPERRVTALIGPSGCGKTTLLRSINRMNDLIDGAHHRGDIRIRGQSIFDPHLEVIALRKRIGMVFQKSNPFPKSIFENVVYPLRVAGVRQRSVLEETAERCLRAAALWDEVKDRLHSSALGLSGGQQQRLCIARAIANEPEILLMDEPCSALDPVATARIEELILELKQRYTIVIVTHNMQQAARISDFTAFFYLGRLIEWGPTERIFTSPKHKQTEDYVTGRFG comes from the coding sequence ATGACGATGGAGCAAAATCCCTCCCCAACGCCGGGGCCGACTTTGAACGTGAATGCTGCGGCAGGTGCCGCACCGGTCGGCACCCCTGCAGGCACCGCCGCGGACGGGTCGGACCCGCGCCTCATCCAGATCGAGAACTACGATTTCTTCTACGGGACGCATCAGGTGTTGCACGGGGTTCACCTCGACATTCCGGAACGCCGGGTCACGGCGTTGATCGGACCGTCCGGTTGCGGCAAGACCACCCTGCTGCGGAGCATCAACCGCATGAACGACCTGATTGACGGGGCCCATCACCGCGGCGACATCCGCATCCGGGGCCAGAGCATCTTCGATCCTCACCTGGAGGTCATCGCCCTGCGGAAACGCATCGGCATGGTGTTTCAGAAATCGAATCCGTTCCCGAAATCGATTTTTGAAAACGTGGTCTATCCGCTGCGCGTGGCCGGCGTGCGGCAGCGGTCGGTCCTGGAAGAAACCGCGGAACGTTGTCTGCGGGCCGCCGCGTTGTGGGACGAGGTCAAGGACCGTCTGCACAGCAGCGCGCTGGGGTTGTCGGGCGGACAGCAACAGCGGCTGTGCATTGCGCGGGCGATTGCGAACGAACCCGAAATTCTGCTGATGGACGAGCCCTGTTCGGCCCTGGATCCCGTGGCCACCGCCCGCATCGAGGAACTCATTCTGGAGCTGAAGCAACGGTACACCATTGTCATCGTGACCCACAACATGCAGCAGGCGGCGCGCATCTCGGATTTCACCGCCTTTTTCTATCTGGGCCGTCTCATCGAGTGGGGGCCCACCGAGAGGATTTTTACCAGCCCGAAACACAAGCAGACGGAGGACTACGTGACCGGCCGGTTCGGCTGA
- the pstA gene encoding phosphate ABC transporter permease PstA, giving the protein MADRSFLTMPRVRVPGEPWVWFTAVGLTLGLAMILGLLGLVLVEGLRAFWPRRVWELTLRPAGEGAAPVRLVGERVRDREKAGVLPSAVGAKPVPREWQMFLGNKEVYGQSFRYVDVADIAEVRLARGILRFERTEYGPLLAYPVAVEVPGMEPLTAEHPEFFTTLDRLLEEARQRRLEIRRLEKREIGRINREMESLHLELRRWEVQGGPPGPADEAWQQLTQRLARLEARYQTLADRARVLRQAQERDQLVCRLPDGRELRVPVGRLLAWYAPNELGFRGRLRVFASRVWEFLTEEPREANTEGGIFPAIFGTFVMTVLMSLAVTPFGVLAAVYLREYARQGWFTRAVRIAVNNLAGVPSIVFGVFGLGFFVYFLGGQVDRLFFAERLPTPTFGTGGLLWASLTLALMTVPVVVVATEEALAAVPRSVREGSLACGASRWQTIQRVVLPAAAPGILTGLILAMARGAGEVAPLMLVGVVKLAPELPINTTYPYIHLDQKFMHLGFHIYDLGFQSPDSDAAQPMVFATTLFLLALVITLNLTAIGIRNHLRRKYASSAF; this is encoded by the coding sequence ATGGCGGATCGCAGCTTCCTGACAATGCCGCGCGTCCGAGTGCCGGGGGAGCCCTGGGTCTGGTTCACGGCCGTGGGTTTGACGCTGGGCTTGGCGATGATTCTGGGTTTGCTGGGCCTGGTGTTGGTGGAGGGGTTGAGGGCGTTCTGGCCGCGGCGGGTTTGGGAGCTGACGTTGCGGCCGGCCGGAGAGGGCGCGGCACCGGTGCGGCTGGTGGGCGAACGGGTGCGGGATCGTGAGAAGGCGGGCGTCCTGCCATCGGCCGTGGGGGCAAAACCTGTGCCCCGGGAATGGCAAATGTTCCTGGGGAACAAGGAGGTCTACGGCCAGTCCTTCCGGTACGTGGACGTGGCCGACATTGCCGAGGTGCGGTTGGCGCGGGGGATCCTGCGTTTCGAGCGAACCGAGTACGGGCCCCTGTTGGCGTATCCGGTGGCCGTGGAGGTTCCGGGCATGGAGCCCCTGACGGCGGAGCACCCGGAGTTTTTCACCACGCTGGACCGGTTGCTGGAGGAGGCACGGCAGCGGCGGCTGGAAATTCGCCGTTTGGAAAAGCGCGAGATCGGGCGCATCAACCGCGAGATGGAATCGCTGCACCTGGAATTGCGAAGATGGGAGGTTCAGGGGGGTCCGCCCGGGCCTGCGGACGAGGCATGGCAGCAATTGACCCAACGGCTGGCCCGGCTGGAGGCACGGTATCAGACCCTGGCCGACCGCGCGCGCGTGTTGCGACAGGCCCAGGAACGCGACCAGTTGGTGTGCCGCCTGCCGGACGGACGCGAACTGCGCGTGCCCGTGGGACGCCTCCTGGCCTGGTACGCACCCAACGAGCTGGGCTTCAGGGGCCGTTTGCGGGTGTTTGCCTCGCGGGTCTGGGAGTTTTTGACGGAGGAACCGCGCGAAGCCAACACGGAAGGCGGGATTTTTCCGGCGATTTTCGGGACCTTTGTCATGACGGTGCTGATGAGTCTGGCGGTGACGCCCTTTGGGGTCCTGGCCGCGGTGTATTTGCGGGAGTACGCGCGCCAGGGGTGGTTCACCCGGGCAGTGCGCATCGCCGTGAACAACCTGGCCGGGGTACCTTCCATCGTGTTCGGCGTGTTCGGGCTCGGCTTTTTCGTGTATTTCCTGGGAGGTCAGGTGGACCGGCTGTTTTTTGCCGAGCGGCTGCCGACACCGACGTTCGGGACGGGGGGTCTGTTGTGGGCGAGCCTGACGTTGGCCCTGATGACCGTGCCGGTGGTTGTGGTGGCCACGGAGGAGGCGCTGGCCGCCGTGCCGCGTTCGGTCCGGGAAGGGTCGCTGGCCTGCGGGGCATCGCGCTGGCAGACGATCCAGCGGGTTGTGTTGCCGGCCGCGGCGCCGGGGATTTTGACCGGGTTGATCCTGGCGATGGCGCGCGGCGCGGGCGAAGTGGCGCCGCTGATGCTGGTGGGCGTGGTGAAGCTGGCCCCGGAACTGCCCATCAACACCACCTATCCCTACATCCACCTCGATCAAAAGTTCATGCACCTCGGGTTCCACATTTACGACCTGGGGTTCCAGTCGCCGGACAGTGATGCGGCGCAACCGATGGTGTTTGCCACCACGCTGTTCCTTCTGGCGTTGGTGATTACGCTCAACCTGACGGCCATCGGGATTCGCAATCATCTCCGCCGCAAGTACGCCTCGAGTGCCTTTTAG